From Streptomyces sp. NBC_00370, a single genomic window includes:
- a CDS encoding Fur family transcriptional regulator produces the protein MSDLLERLRGRSWRLTSQRRVVAQVLDGDHVHLTADEVHARAARLLPEISRATVYNTLGELVSIGEVTEVSTDGRAKRYDPNAHHPHQHLVCSGCGAVRDVHPTGDPLAALPADERFGFTVSAAEVTYRGLCPSCTVHQDVDVRAPGDGSVAPA, from the coding sequence ATGAGTGACCTGCTGGAGCGACTGCGGGGGCGCAGCTGGCGGTTGACCTCCCAGCGGCGTGTCGTCGCACAGGTCCTCGACGGTGACCATGTGCATCTCACCGCTGACGAGGTGCACGCGCGCGCCGCGCGGCTGTTGCCCGAGATCTCCCGTGCGACGGTCTACAACACCCTGGGTGAGCTGGTCTCCATCGGTGAGGTGACAGAGGTCTCCACCGACGGGCGCGCCAAGCGGTACGACCCCAACGCACACCACCCGCATCAGCACTTGGTGTGCTCCGGCTGCGGGGCGGTCCGTGACGTCCACCCGACCGGTGACCCGTTGGCGGCCCTGCCGGCCGACGAGCGGTTCGGCTTCACGGTGTCGGCGGCCGAGGTCACGTACCGCGGACTGTGCCCGTCGTGCACTGTTCATCAGGACGTCGACGTCCGGGCACCCGGCGACGGCTCCGTGGCGCCCGCCTAA
- a CDS encoding extracellular solute-binding protein, producing MHLPRRRPPASAAIACATAFLTLAGLTGCGNVPDPGTITVLNSATDTHEHDQEQKFFDACAEPLGVKVRQTSVPADQVVSKALRMASSHSLTDILELDGSEVPQFADTGGLVPLKSAGVDVAGMSGSAITMGSFKGTLYGIARSVNSLALFYNVDLLKKAGVEPPTTWDELKTAAKTLTRGKTYGMAFSATPDADGVYQFLPFFWSAGGDEAHLDDGKGAPALQLWKDLVGQKSASSAAVTWNQQDVNDQFIAGRTAMMINGPWQVPVLSEQKDLHWAVAAIPVPEAGRPPVPPIGGTVMSVPQTKDKGRQRIAAKIINCLNEQKNQVAWGEAVNNVPTRTSAAAAYKAKNPKLGAFADEVATARSRTDRVGADWPVVSDALSGAFQSVLTGRSTPEAALEQAQSRATAGE from the coding sequence ATGCACCTCCCCCGCCGACGCCCACCGGCGTCGGCCGCGATCGCCTGCGCCACCGCCTTCCTGACCCTGGCCGGTCTCACCGGCTGCGGGAACGTCCCCGACCCCGGCACGATCACCGTGCTGAACTCGGCCACGGACACCCATGAACACGATCAGGAACAGAAGTTCTTCGACGCGTGCGCCGAGCCGCTCGGAGTCAAGGTCAGGCAGACCAGCGTGCCGGCCGACCAGGTGGTGTCGAAGGCGTTGCGCATGGCCTCGTCCCACTCGCTGACCGACATCCTGGAGCTGGACGGCTCCGAGGTGCCGCAGTTCGCCGACACGGGTGGCCTCGTACCGCTGAAGAGCGCCGGTGTGGACGTGGCGGGGATGTCGGGCAGCGCCATCACCATGGGCAGCTTCAAGGGCACGCTCTACGGCATCGCCCGTTCGGTGAACTCGCTCGCCCTGTTCTACAACGTGGACCTGCTCAAGAAGGCCGGTGTCGAGCCGCCCACCACCTGGGACGAGCTCAAGACCGCCGCGAAGACACTGACGCGCGGCAAGACGTACGGGATGGCCTTCAGCGCGACGCCGGACGCCGACGGCGTCTACCAGTTCCTGCCGTTCTTCTGGTCGGCGGGCGGCGACGAGGCCCATCTCGACGACGGCAAGGGCGCGCCCGCGCTGCAGCTGTGGAAGGACCTGGTCGGCCAGAAGTCGGCGTCGAGCGCCGCGGTCACCTGGAACCAGCAGGACGTCAACGACCAGTTCATCGCGGGCCGTACGGCGATGATGATCAACGGTCCCTGGCAGGTCCCGGTGCTGAGCGAGCAGAAGGACCTGCACTGGGCGGTGGCCGCGATACCCGTCCCCGAGGCGGGCCGGCCGCCGGTTCCGCCGATCGGTGGCACGGTGATGAGCGTCCCGCAGACCAAGGACAAGGGGCGGCAGCGGATCGCGGCGAAGATCATCAACTGTCTCAACGAGCAGAAGAACCAAGTGGCTTGGGGCGAGGCAGTCAACAACGTACCCACCCGGACCTCGGCGGCGGCCGCGTACAAGGCCAAGAACCCGAAGCTCGGGGCCTTCGCCGACGAGGTCGCGACGGCGCGCTCGCGCACCGACCGGGTCGGTGCCGACTGGCCGGTCGTCTCCGACGCCCTGTCCGGCGCCTTCCAGTCCGTACTGACCGGCCGCTCCACCCCTGAAGCGGCGCTGGAGCAGGCCCAGTCACGGGCCACGGCCGGCGAGTGA
- a CDS encoding carbohydrate ABC transporter permease: MTITAAVPAPSTGTAAATGTPGANRRRSALLRWGFVAPAVLYMLAFFGYPLVRNIVMSFQHYTPRTFFTGESPFNGFDNWRGVFDNPLFTGSLWHTLVFTLGSLLGQFVIGLALAVFFSRRFRLSGFVRAVLLLPWLVPMVVSAVVWRKLLDQDTGVVNSLLMDLHLVSSPVSWLSSPSVALLSAILVNVWIGIPFNMVILYGGLQEIPRDLYEAASLDGAGGWRTFRSVTLPLLRPVVTVVLVLGFMSTVKILDLILALTGGGPADSTQTLGTVTYQLSFQQLDFGQGAVVGNILILVSAVFAVLYLRLNRADFGQGK, translated from the coding sequence ATGACCATCACCGCCGCCGTTCCGGCGCCTTCGACGGGCACCGCCGCAGCCACGGGGACACCCGGGGCGAACCGGCGCCGCAGCGCACTGCTGCGCTGGGGCTTCGTCGCTCCCGCCGTCCTGTACATGCTGGCCTTCTTCGGCTACCCGCTCGTCCGCAACATCGTGATGAGCTTCCAGCACTACACACCGCGCACCTTCTTCACCGGTGAGTCGCCGTTCAACGGATTCGACAACTGGCGCGGTGTGTTCGACAACCCGCTGTTCACCGGCTCCCTCTGGCACACCCTGGTCTTCACCCTCGGCTCGCTGCTCGGCCAGTTCGTCATCGGCCTGGCGCTCGCCGTGTTCTTCTCCCGCCGCTTCCGGCTCTCGGGATTCGTGCGCGCCGTACTGCTGCTGCCCTGGCTGGTGCCGATGGTGGTGTCGGCGGTCGTCTGGCGAAAACTCCTCGACCAGGACACCGGCGTCGTCAACAGCCTACTGATGGACCTGCACCTCGTCTCGTCGCCGGTCTCCTGGCTCAGCAGCCCGAGCGTCGCCCTGCTGTCGGCGATCCTGGTCAACGTCTGGATCGGCATCCCGTTCAACATGGTGATCCTGTACGGCGGGCTCCAGGAGATCCCGCGCGATCTGTACGAGGCCGCGTCCCTGGACGGCGCCGGCGGCTGGCGCACGTTCCGCAGTGTCACCCTGCCGCTGCTGCGCCCGGTGGTGACCGTCGTTCTCGTCCTGGGCTTCATGTCGACAGTGAAGATCCTCGATCTGATCCTGGCGCTGACCGGCGGCGGCCCCGCCGACTCCACGCAGACCCTCGGCACGGTCACCTACCAGCTCTCCTTCCAGCAACTGGACTTCGGGCAGGGCGCGGTGGTCGGCAACATCCTCATTCTTGTCAGCGCGGTGTTCGCCGTGCTCTATCTGCGCCTCAACCGCGCCGACTTCGGCCAGGGGAAGTGA
- a CDS encoding carbohydrate ABC transporter permease, translating to MSTRHLRRGTNTVAALIILVVLLFPLYWMLNIALQPGESLASTDWFPTAPGWENFHRALSSQGGSLGTSLVVALGAVVVCLALAAPAAYGLAQLGLRGSRTMVFGTLITQMVPGIVIANALYSAYVDLSLVNSTFGLILADASLGLPFSIVLLRAFMVSIPREVVEAALVDGANRFTAFWRIVLPMSRNALITSGLFAFLFAWSDFMFALTLNTTDDVKPITLSMYEYIGAHVSDWGAVMATAVVSAVPAAILLVVAQKYVAAGITGGSVK from the coding sequence ATGTCCACCCGCCACCTGCGCAGGGGCACGAACACCGTCGCCGCACTGATCATTCTGGTCGTCCTGCTGTTCCCGCTCTACTGGATGCTCAACATCGCCCTCCAGCCGGGCGAGAGTCTGGCCTCCACCGACTGGTTCCCGACGGCGCCCGGCTGGGAGAACTTCCACCGCGCGCTCAGCAGTCAGGGCGGCTCGCTCGGCACCAGCCTGGTCGTGGCGCTCGGCGCCGTGGTGGTGTGCCTCGCGCTCGCCGCACCGGCCGCGTACGGCCTCGCGCAGCTCGGGCTGCGCGGCAGCCGCACCATGGTCTTCGGCACGCTCATCACCCAGATGGTGCCGGGCATCGTCATCGCCAACGCGCTCTACAGCGCCTACGTCGACCTGAGCCTGGTCAATTCGACGTTCGGCCTCATCCTCGCCGACGCCTCGCTCGGACTGCCTTTCTCGATCGTGCTGTTGCGGGCCTTCATGGTGTCCATACCGAGGGAGGTCGTGGAGGCGGCGCTGGTGGACGGGGCGAACCGCTTCACCGCGTTCTGGCGGATCGTCCTGCCGATGAGCCGCAACGCCCTCATCACCTCGGGCCTGTTCGCCTTCCTCTTCGCCTGGTCGGACTTCATGTTCGCGCTGACCCTCAACACCACCGACGACGTCAAGCCGATCACCCTGTCCATGTACGAGTACATCGGCGCCCATGTCAGCGACTGGGGCGCGGTCATGGCGACGGCGGTGGTATCCGCCGTACCGGCCGCGATCCTGCTCGTGGTGGCTCAGAAGTACGTGGCAGCCGGCATCACCGGCGGCTCGGTCAAGTAG
- a CDS encoding GH1 family beta-glucosidase yields the protein MSTPFPVLPRGFTFGTATASYQIEGAHDEDGRGPSIWDTFSHTPGRTKDGATGDTACDHYHRYPEDVALLRDLGVDSYRFSVAWPRIQPTGTGPANAKGLDFYDRLTDELLGAEIAPAVTLYHWDLPQALEDLGGWRTRETAEHFAEYTRLVAERLGDRVARWITLNEPFCTAFSGYAEGRHAPGAQEGTPALAAAHHLLVAHGNAVRVLRETGAREVGITLNIDLVEAASPAPADVAAARRAGTLHNDVWTEPLFAGRYPATEAETWGALADGSYREDGDLALIGAPLDFVGINFYRPLTFADAPHTEPEESRRSAVDIGVRPVDPYGSRHTTMGWPVVPEAFTTLLTGLVARYPELPPVYITENGSAEADTVAPDGAVHDQDRVTYLHDHLTAVAAAIDAGVEVRGYYVWSLLDNFEWAHGYRQRFGIVRVDYDTQKRTPKDSYHWFRRLIEGHRAMDDADRAPVQESR from the coding sequence ATGAGCACTCCCTTCCCCGTTCTTCCCCGGGGCTTCACCTTCGGTACCGCGACGGCGAGTTACCAGATCGAGGGCGCCCACGACGAGGACGGCCGCGGTCCTTCGATCTGGGACACCTTCAGTCATACCCCCGGCCGTACCAAGGACGGCGCCACGGGTGACACGGCCTGCGACCACTACCACCGCTACCCCGAGGACGTGGCGCTGCTGCGCGACCTCGGCGTCGACTCGTACCGCTTCTCCGTCGCCTGGCCACGGATCCAGCCGACGGGTACGGGACCGGCGAACGCCAAGGGCCTCGACTTCTACGACCGGCTCACCGACGAACTGCTCGGCGCCGAAATCGCGCCCGCCGTCACCCTCTACCACTGGGACCTGCCACAGGCCCTTGAGGACCTGGGCGGCTGGCGGACACGGGAGACGGCCGAGCACTTCGCCGAGTACACCCGTCTGGTGGCGGAGCGGCTCGGGGACCGGGTCGCGCGCTGGATCACCCTCAACGAGCCGTTCTGCACGGCCTTTTCGGGCTACGCGGAAGGCCGGCACGCTCCCGGTGCCCAGGAGGGCACACCGGCGCTGGCCGCCGCCCACCATCTGCTGGTCGCCCACGGCAACGCCGTGCGCGTGCTGCGCGAGACGGGTGCACGGGAGGTCGGCATCACCCTCAACATCGACCTGGTCGAGGCCGCATCGCCGGCGCCCGCCGATGTGGCGGCGGCGCGCCGGGCCGGGACGCTGCACAACGACGTCTGGACCGAGCCCCTGTTCGCCGGGCGCTATCCGGCGACGGAGGCGGAGACCTGGGGCGCGCTCGCCGACGGCTCGTACCGCGAGGACGGCGATCTGGCGCTGATCGGCGCGCCGCTCGACTTCGTCGGCATCAACTTCTACCGTCCGCTGACCTTCGCGGACGCACCGCACACGGAACCCGAGGAGAGCCGGCGCAGCGCCGTCGACATCGGGGTGCGGCCGGTCGATCCGTACGGCAGCCGCCATACGACGATGGGCTGGCCGGTCGTACCGGAGGCGTTCACCACACTGCTGACCGGTCTGGTGGCGCGCTACCCGGAGCTGCCGCCGGTGTACATCACCGAGAACGGTTCGGCCGAGGCCGACACCGTCGCTCCGGACGGCGCGGTGCACGACCAGGACCGGGTGACGTATCTGCACGACCATCTGACCGCCGTGGCAGCCGCGATCGACGCGGGGGTGGAGGTGCGCGGCTACTACGTGTGGTCACTGCTGGACAACTTCGAGTGGGCGCACGGCTATCGGCAGCGCTTCGGGATCGTACGCGTCGACTACGACACGCAGAAACGCACACCGAAGGACAGTTACCACTGGTTCCGGCGGCTGATCGAAGGACACCGCGCCATGGACGACGCCGACCGCGCCCCCGTACAGGAGAGCCGATGA